The Candidatus Bathyarchaeia archaeon nucleotide sequence GTAAGTCTCCTTCTTTGAATGGAAAGCTAGAGTCATCTGTCAATTTGGTAGGGAGATAAATTCGGGGTGACCTGTAGTGCGTACCTTCAGATCGAGCTGGTTTCTTCGCCACAGCGAATCTAGTTAGGATTTTCTTAACCAATTTGCTAGGCCTTCACAGGACGAATGGCTGGCGTGTTTACATAGTGAAGGGTTTTTAGGGATTGCGGTCGGAGTGCGCACATTGGTGGGAACAAATCTTGGACGAGCTGATCGGGTTTTGGGAATTCGCGGCCAGGTTGAAAGCCGAACCCCGCCGAGGGTGGCTCAAGAAACTCCGCCTTCAAAGACCTGAGTCAGTTGCCGATCATTCGTTCGCGTTATCGATTCTCTGTTTGTTCGAGGGGGAGAGACGAGGTTACGACGTAGAAAAGCTACTGAAGCTTGCGTTGTTGCATGACCTGGAAGAAGCGATCACGGGAGATCTGACTCCTCAGGACAAGGAATCCAAGGGAGAAAAAACCGTTACAGCCCAGAAAATCTCGGCTCGAGAACAGTTGCTCTCGTACTTCCGAGGGGAGGATCAGAGGGCTTACCGAGAACTGTGGGCTGAGCTAGAGAGTGAAAACAGCAAGGAGGGGCAGCTGGTTCACGAACTCGATAAGTTGGAGATGGCACTCCAAGCCAACGAATATTCGAGGCAAGGTATCGAAGCGACAAAACTAAGAGAATTCTACGAATCCTCTAAGGGCGCAATCAAAGATCCCAAGCTAAAGCTCGTTCTAGACCAAATTTCTTCCAAAAACTAAGAGCGCGGCCCACTCAGGATCGGGATCGCTATGGACAATTGCTCCAGTTTATTTGACTGCCATGGGTTAGATCTGAGTGACGACAGCGACTCGTGCTTGTGCAGCCTTTGTCAGGTACTCTTTCGGAAACAAAGTCTTGAAGTCCCTCGCCAGTATCGACATGTATTCTCCGATTTCGTCCTCACTCATGAATTGAAACATATATCCGCCATTGTAGGGGGATGCCTCTCCCTCACGTTTCATGAATTCGATATGCATCAAAGGATCTCCTCGTTTGATCGTTATTGGTTGCCTCTCGTTACTCAGGTTAACGAGTTCAAGCGCGAGGCGACCTATGAACCCGCTGTGGACCTTTGCAGCGTTCAGAAACGATAGGCCCATTCTACCGTACTTGCTCTTCGCGGTGAGGTGCGCGACAAATTCTGGAGGGGTAAACACGACCTCGTTGGAGACCAGATTCTGGTGCTCCAGATAGTGAAGGGTCCTCTCCTCTTTGACCGTGAGAACATAACCGTCGCCGTCAAGGAGCCCATAGTCGAATGGATGAATGCACTTGTGAGCCTTGATAAGGGTGACGAGTTGGTTTTTGCCAATTACGCACATACAAACCTCGTCTCCAGCAGTCGAATTTGATGGTTTCGGTGAAGCAGATCAGACCACCGACGTCTGGACAATCTGAATCGAGAGGGTAGCTGGACTAGCCAAAATCATAGAATCGTCGAAACTTACTACTAGGAGAATGTCTCCGAAACCGTTCGGGGGGATGGGGAGAGTGAAGTTGGCGTTCAAAGTGGGGTTGTTCGAGAGTGGTACTTGAGTGGCACCTATGACTGCAGTCGAATTCGTCATGGATAGCCGGATCGCGTCGTATCTACCTGAGGTAATCTGGGCAGATGCGACGATTTGAGGTAGGAAATTGGTCGGGAGCGGAACCAAGTCAATAGTTGGAGTGGTCTCGTTAACATTTACCCATCCCTTCCCGAAATCGAACCCGAAGGTGTGGAATTGCAAGCCAGCGAACTTGACGTAAAGATGATCGATTACGCCGGGAGCTGTCAACCCATAGACGTGCACCTTAACGGTCCCCTGACTGACTGAAGGAGCCAATGCAATGACCAAGACGACGACTAGGACCGCGACAAAAAGCACTCGTCGCCATCCCGGGTAAGCGTAAGCTGGCACAATTCCGCTTGGGCGACAACACTGCTATTTAACGACCAGCAACAGCATCCCTCAAGGAAAGGTTCGTTACCGGGTTAGGTCTATGCGCGGTAAAGAAGAGGTTCATCAGGAGATTTTCATAGAAGAGATTGATACTCACAAACCTATCCGCCAACAACTCCTTCAACTGTTCCTTCGAGAAATTGTTGTGAAAGGGTTCGGACTGCGGGTGGGTCACGCTAAGAATGTTCCGAAACCTCCACAGTGGATTGCTGCTTGGAACGGAGCCGATGAAAATACCATGCGGTTTGATCACCCTGGCGATCTCACCGAGAGCTCGCTTAGGAACGTAAAGATGCTCCACTACCTCTGTGCAAATCGCCAAGTCAGCTAGACCGGTCCGGAGCGGCATGTGTTCGACGTCGCATTGAACGAATTCCGCGTCCGGAATGCGTCTCTTCGCCCTTAGCAGGTTCCATCGATTTATGTCGAGACCAACGACTCGTGAAGAGCGAATATATCGTGTAATCAGCCCGGTTCCACAGCCGATATCAAGCGCACACTCCGACTTGGCCAGCCTTCGGATCAACCTTTTTGCCACTGTCGATCTTCCCCAGTGGAATATTCTTTCTAGGGCCCGGGGATCAGTAACCCAATCATAGAATTCACCTGCGATATAGTAGCTCTTCACGCTTCGAGCATTTTGCAATGTGGTACCCAGTTCAAGGGCCCCCTATTCTCAATCGAATCATGGGAATCATGCGGGGTGTATAACCAGTTTCGATTACCTTGCAAACGAGGGCAAACACAACTATCCTTTAAGGGCTCGAGATTTCTCGACGAAAGATCAACGGGGGCAGATCAAAGTGCAACATAGGATGCCACGTCCTACTCTGGATTGGGAACGTCAGAGACAAAAGGAACCCTGCCTGCTCACCCCCATCCTTCGAAGAGACGAAACGATCTTGTCGCCTGAAACACGCATAACAGTTCTTGCTCTTGGGGGGAACGCGATTCTTCGCCGCAATCAACAAGGTACCTTCCAGGAGCAATATGAGAACGTGAGGTCCACTGCGGCTCAAATAGCTACGCTTGTGGATGAAGGGCTCAGAATCGTCATTGTACATGGAAACGGCCCCCAAATCGGTGCAACAGTCATCAGACACGAGATGGGTCGAGCCAGAGTACCTCCTCTTCCCCTACATGCTTGTGGGGCGGAGACCCAGGGTTTCCTAGGCTATATGATCCAACAATGCCTCCAAGATGAATTGTCCGAGCGTGGATCTAGCAAGCCAGTTGCGACAATTGTGACCCAAGTCCTGGTGGATCCGAACGATCCTGCGTTCAAGCACCCATCAAAGCCTATTGGACCATTCTATACAAAGGACCAGCGAGATGCAATTCTGAAAGATAGAAAGGACCTTACTATTGAAGAGGATTCTGGGAGAGGATACAGGAGACTCGTTCCATCGCCGGACCCCATAGCGGTTATCGAGCACAGAGCGATCCAGGTCCTGGTTGACAACGAGTCGATCGTCATCGCGTGCGGAGGAGGAGGAATACCTGTCATACGACAAGGCCGCGAATTAGAGGGAGTCGAGGCGGTAATCGACAAGGACCTCGCCTCTGAAAGATTAGCCACATCGATTCATGCAGATAACCTAGTCATTCTGACGGACGTTGAGGGCGCCTACCTTAGTTATGGTAAACCAGAACAGCAGCTATTGTCAAAGGTCAACCGAGATGAGCTCGAGAAGTATGCTAGGAAGGGTTCTTTCGCTACAGGAAGCATGGGGCCTAAGGTGGAAGCCGCGATTCGATTTCTTCGGAGCGGCGGAAAAAGAGCGGTGATAGCAAACCTCAGAGACCTAGGAGGCGCAATAGAGGGCTCCGCCGGGACGCAAGTAAGAAATTAAGAGCATCTAACAACAAGATCCGACTGGGTTGCTTCTCAACTTGCTCTATTCGAGGATAGTCGATGCTTATTCTAAGATCGAAGTCACCACGAAGCGGCTGGAGATAACTCGCCTTCTAGTCGATCTCATCAATGCTACTCCGCACTCAATTATCGATAAGGTGGTCTACCTAACTCAGGGAAAGTTGTATCCAGATTTCCTTGGCATAGAGCTTGGAGTAGCCGAGAAGCTTCTGTTTCGTGCTGTCGCGAAGGTAACCGGGCAGACCGAAGCGAGGGTTACAGCACTCTACAAGAAGTTGGGCGATCTTGGAGTAACTGCTGAGCAACTGGTCAAAGACAAGATTCAGGTCTCGTTTCAGAGGGAAGCCCTCACGGTCGAGGAGGTCTACAATGTCTTCGACGCGATAGCTCACGAGGCAGGTAAGGGGTCTATCGACTCGAAGCTCAGACATCTAACCGGCCTCTTGGGGAGGGCGTCTCCGACCGAGACGAAATACATCACTCGAATGGCTCTCGGCCGTCTACGGCTGGGCGTAGCGGACATGACAATACTAGACGCGCTCGCGATTTCTCTCGGAGGAGGAAAAGAGTCAAGGCCGATCTTAGAGCGCGCCTACAATCGCTCGTCTGACCTCGGTTACGTTGCTAGAACTCTAGCTACTAGAGGAATAGAGGCAATAGCGTCCCTCAGAGTTATGGTCGGCAGGCCTATCCGGCCGATGCTTGCAGAACGGCTCTCCGACGCTGAGGAAATCCTCGCAAAGATGAACGGCGAGTGTGCAGCCGAATACAAGTACGACGGCCTAAGAATTCAGGCGCATGTCTCCCCGAGGGAGATCGTGCTCTTTTCGAGACGCCTCGAGAACATCACCGATCAATTTCCCGATGTACGACAATTATTGAAGAAAAATCTAGGGGAAATGGCATTAGTCTTGGAAGGTGAAGCGGTTCCCGTCGACGCGGCTACCGGGGAGCTCTTACCCTTCCAGTTGATCTCGCAGCGTAGAGGCAGAAAATACGACCTTGAAAGAACTGTTCAGGAGATACCTGTTGCTTTCTATCCGTTTGACCTTCTATATTCTGATACGATTGACTACACCGATCGGCCTTACCTTGAAAGACGTGAAAGGCTTCGAAAGCTGATTCAGAGGAATCCAAGATTGAACCTTTCTAAGCAGAAAATTTGCACTGC carries:
- a CDS encoding HD domain-containing protein; this translates as MDELIGFWEFAARLKAEPRRGWLKKLRLQRPESVADHSFALSILCLFEGERRGYDVEKLLKLALLHDLEEAITGDLTPQDKESKGEKTVTAQKISAREQLLSYFRGEDQRAYRELWAELESENSKEGQLVHELDKLEMALQANEYSRQGIEATKLREFYESSKGAIKDPKLKLVLDQISSKN
- a CDS encoding DUF4382 domain-containing protein, which produces MPAYAYPGWRRVLFVAVLVVVLVIALAPSVSQGTVKVHVYGLTAPGVIDHLYVKFAGLQFHTFGFDFGKGWVNVNETTPTIDLVPLPTNFLPQIVASAQITSGRYDAIRLSMTNSTAVIGATQVPLSNNPTLNANFTLPIPPNGFGDILLVVSFDDSMILASPATLSIQIVQTSVV
- a CDS encoding class I SAM-dependent methyltransferase; translation: MAKRLIRRLAKSECALDIGCGTGLITRYIRSSRVVGLDINRWNLLRAKRRIPDAEFVQCDVEHMPLRTGLADLAICTEVVEHLYVPKRALGEIARVIKPHGIFIGSVPSSNPLWRFRNILSVTHPQSEPFHNNFSKEQLKELLADRFVSINLFYENLLMNLFFTAHRPNPVTNLSLRDAVAGR
- the arcC gene encoding carbamate kinase — encoded protein: MSPETRITVLALGGNAILRRNQQGTFQEQYENVRSTAAQIATLVDEGLRIVIVHGNGPQIGATVIRHEMGRARVPPLPLHACGAETQGFLGYMIQQCLQDELSERGSSKPVATIVTQVLVDPNDPAFKHPSKPIGPFYTKDQRDAILKDRKDLTIEEDSGRGYRRLVPSPDPIAVIEHRAIQVLVDNESIVIACGGGGIPVIRQGRELEGVEAVIDKDLASERLATSIHADNLVILTDVEGAYLSYGKPEQQLLSKVNRDELEKYARKGSFATGSMGPKVEAAIRFLRSGGKRAVIANLRDLGGAIEGSAGTQVRN
- a CDS encoding ATP-dependent DNA ligase, whose translation is MLLNLLYSRIVDAYSKIEVTTKRLEITRLLVDLINATPHSIIDKVVYLTQGKLYPDFLGIELGVAEKLLFRAVAKVTGQTEARVTALYKKLGDLGVTAEQLVKDKIQVSFQREALTVEEVYNVFDAIAHEAGKGSIDSKLRHLTGLLGRASPTETKYITRMALGRLRLGVADMTILDALAISLGGGKESRPILERAYNRSSDLGYVARTLATRGIEAIASLRVMVGRPIRPMLAERLSDAEEILAKMNGECAAEYKYDGLRIQAHVSPREIVLFSRRLENITDQFPDVRQLLKKNLGEMALVLEGEAVPVDAATGELLPFQLISQRRGRKYDLERTVQEIPVAFYPFDLLYSDTIDYTDRPYLERRERLRKLIQRNPRLNLSKQKICTAPKQLDDFMQEAVADGCEGLMIKSIGPNSVYKAGARGWTWIKYKREYKSEMQDSVDLAVVGAFAGRGRRGGTYGALLLAAYDKSQDVFRTVCKCGSGFTDEDLEKLPRLLGKYRIDHMHPRVDSKIEADAWFVSGLVLEIIGAEITLSPIHTCGMNSIRPGAGLAVRFPRFTGKYREDKSAEDCTTTEEIVEMYRAQLKKVTESTTVEAA